The proteins below are encoded in one region of Ferroplasma acidiphilum:
- a CDS encoding aldo/keto reductase, whose amino-acid sequence MIYREFGNTSFKTSTIGMGTYYDMRWIFKTYLGIYSGKDQKIDAYRAGIDNGINLIDTAELYRTEKLVGTAIKSYKRDELFIATKVFPTHLSPKSLEKALNRSLKNLDTDYIDLYQIHFPNPAVDLKKTMRTMEKMIDTGKMRHIGVSNFTLNLLKRAQGILSKYEITSIQINYNVFHRNSQKAMIDYCNKNHIAVMAYFPLGHGKVTQPQFNKYFDHVRKTIGDVPNANIALAYLISRNQNVFPIPRASNRAHVLQNAKNSDILLNLNS is encoded by the coding sequence ATGATATACAGGGAATTCGGCAACACGTCGTTCAAAACCTCAACGATCGGCATGGGCACATACTACGATATGCGATGGATATTCAAAACATACCTGGGCATATATTCTGGCAAAGATCAGAAAATAGATGCATACAGGGCAGGAATAGACAACGGGATTAACCTCATTGATACAGCAGAGTTGTACCGTACAGAGAAACTTGTTGGAACAGCAATAAAATCGTACAAAAGGGATGAATTATTCATAGCTACAAAGGTATTCCCCACACACCTATCACCGAAATCCCTTGAAAAGGCCCTGAACCGTAGCCTTAAAAATCTTGATACAGATTATATTGATTTATACCAGATACATTTTCCAAATCCTGCAGTAGACCTTAAAAAAACTATGCGTACCATGGAGAAGATGATAGATACAGGAAAGATGAGGCATATAGGCGTAAGCAATTTCACACTAAACCTTTTAAAGCGTGCACAGGGAATACTCTCAAAATATGAAATAACATCGATCCAGATAAATTATAATGTCTTCCATAGAAACAGCCAGAAAGCCATGATAGATTATTGCAATAAAAATCATATAGCTGTAATGGCATATTTTCCCCTGGGGCATGGGAAGGTAACGCAACCACAATTTAATAAGTATTTTGACCATGTAAGAAAAACTATAGGGGACGTTCCCAATGCCAATATAGCGCTTGCATACCTCATAAGCAGGAATCAGAATGTATTTCCTATTCCAAGGGCTTCGAACAGGGCCCACGTTTTGCAGAATGCAAAGAATTCAGATATTCTTTTAAACCTTAACTCTTAG
- the sucC gene encoding ADP-forming succinate--CoA ligase subunit beta has translation MNLYEYMGKEIFKKYGIPVPDGYVIENVGELRKFEYPVAIKSQILSGKRGKAGGIKFARNSNELSEFSDKLLNSTINNLTVKKLLIERMLNIKKEIYLSITLDRATKEPVIILSADGGMEIESVPEENIHKIHIDPMVGYSDYIAREALSYIPVENKKQFSNLLSSLYKAFVGEDALLTEINPLVIDSENNIIAGDSKVIIDDNALYRHKDYMITDPDKTALENEAASKSFTFIEMDGDIGVIANGAGLTMATMDSLTLHKLKPRNFLDLGGTDNIEIVEDAFSFVMRARPKLIFVNIFGGVTKADTVANGIVSSKKKFDIKQPIVVRLSGVHEEEGQKILLESGIKAFTNMTDAVKELSRIQGVE, from the coding sequence ATGAATCTTTATGAATACATGGGTAAGGAAATATTCAAAAAATACGGAATACCGGTACCCGACGGATATGTAATAGAAAATGTTGGAGAGTTAAGAAAGTTCGAATATCCTGTGGCTATTAAATCACAGATTCTTTCAGGGAAAAGAGGCAAAGCAGGCGGTATTAAATTCGCCAGGAACAGCAATGAATTATCAGAGTTTTCGGACAAGCTGTTGAATTCTACCATAAATAATCTTACGGTAAAGAAATTGCTCATAGAGCGTATGCTTAACATTAAAAAGGAAATATACCTGAGCATTACACTAGATCGTGCAACAAAAGAGCCTGTCATAATTCTATCGGCAGATGGTGGAATGGAAATAGAGAGCGTTCCGGAAGAAAACATCCATAAAATACACATAGACCCGATGGTAGGGTATTCTGATTATATAGCAAGGGAAGCCCTTTCCTATATTCCTGTTGAGAATAAAAAACAGTTCAGCAACCTTCTCTCTTCACTATACAAAGCTTTTGTGGGTGAGGATGCACTGCTTACCGAGATAAATCCGCTGGTAATAGATTCAGAAAATAACATAATAGCAGGAGATTCAAAAGTAATAATAGATGACAATGCCCTGTACAGGCATAAGGATTATATGATAACAGATCCGGACAAAACTGCTCTGGAAAATGAAGCAGCATCAAAGAGCTTTACCTTTATAGAAATGGATGGTGACATAGGCGTTATAGCAAACGGTGCAGGATTAACAATGGCAACCATGGACTCTTTAACGCTGCACAAACTTAAGCCAAGAAACTTCCTTGATCTTGGGGGTACAGACAATATTGAAATTGTTGAAGATGCATTTTCATTTGTAATGCGTGCCAGGCCGAAATTGATATTTGTCAATATATTTGGCGGTGTAACAAAGGCAGATACGGTAGCAAATGGAATAGTTTCATCAAAAAAGAAATTTGATATAAAGCAGCCTATAGTTGTCAGGCTCAGCGGTGTGCATGAAGAGGAAGGGCAGAAAATTCTTCTTGAAAGCGGTATAAAAGCTTTCACCAACATGACAGATGCTGTAAAAGAATTATCCCGTATACAGGGGGTTGAATAA
- the sucD gene encoding succinate--CoA ligase subunit alpha — protein sequence MVIISKETKVIVQGMTGHQGAFHSGEMIKFGTNVVAGVSPGKAGTKVNGVDVYNNVADTLDLKPDASMISVPAPFVKDAALEAIENGIKLIYILTEHVPVHDTMELYHEARRKGVFMIGPNSPGITVAGQAKIGIMPNNIFRVGDVAVASRSGTLTYEIVKAVTDAGFGESTVIGLGGDPIIGTTFSDIIKIFNEDPQTKQIVLVGEIGGSEEEKAAEYIKKYVKKPVTGYITGISAPPGKKMGHAGAIIEKGTGTADSKIKAFKDAGIKVANYPDDIPSLLQK from the coding sequence ATGGTTATAATAAGCAAGGAAACAAAGGTAATAGTCCAGGGAATGACAGGACATCAGGGAGCATTCCATTCAGGCGAAATGATAAAGTTCGGCACAAATGTTGTAGCCGGCGTTTCTCCGGGAAAAGCCGGAACAAAAGTCAACGGTGTAGATGTTTACAATAATGTGGCAGACACACTGGATCTGAAGCCAGATGCTTCGATGATATCTGTTCCGGCTCCATTTGTAAAGGATGCTGCCCTGGAAGCAATAGAAAATGGCATAAAATTAATATACATACTTACAGAACATGTGCCGGTACACGATACAATGGAACTTTACCATGAGGCAAGGAGAAAGGGTGTTTTCATGATAGGGCCAAATAGCCCAGGAATAACAGTTGCCGGGCAGGCTAAAATAGGGATCATGCCAAATAATATATTCCGCGTAGGGGATGTAGCTGTAGCTTCAAGAAGCGGGACGCTTACATATGAAATAGTTAAGGCGGTTACAGATGCAGGATTCGGTGAAAGCACAGTAATAGGCCTTGGAGGAGACCCGATAATTGGAACAACTTTCTCAGATATAATTAAAATATTCAACGAAGACCCGCAGACAAAGCAGATTGTCCTTGTTGGTGAAATCGGGGGAAGCGAGGAGGAAAAGGCAGCAGAATATATCAAAAAATATGTAAAGAAACCGGTAACAGGGTATATAACAGGAATCAGCGCCCCACCAGGAAAGAAGATGGGCCATGCAGGTGCAATTATAGAGAAAGGCACAGGAACTGCAGATTCTAAAATCAAAGCATTTAAAGATGCCGGAATAAAAGTTGCCAATTATCCTGATGACATACCATCATTGTTGCAGAAATAA
- a CDS encoding 2-oxoacid:ferredoxin oxidoreductase subunit alpha encodes MQETDINLLVGGPQGGGIDSAANMISMAFSLAGYNIYGIREFHSNIKGRHSYIHFRIKHERPKSLKYPVDIMVALDPDTLFEHMFDVAKGSRVVYDSAFNGFNLKNARMITSDTLGRIEEELSSRNLTYDVQGVLDYFKKTGIDVIAIPFDKLINENVHGGPANRYYNTLGAGTTLALLGLDIYHANDGIKFAFKKKPKVIESNINVIKAAYDYVENSSIKVETLPTYPAPPRMLLTGNDSTALGKLMGGLRFQTYYPITPASDESTLLESHEEMKFLETAGKDLKKAGLVVVQCEDELSAINMANGAALTGTRTATATSGPGFSLMAEGIGYAGMTEIPVVITFYQRGGPSTGLPTRNGQADLLFALNTGHGEFPKIVMSSGDMEECIYDGMKSLNYAQRYQMPVIHMIDKTLANTMDLVPEIDVKKVKIVKYNENTDHENFKRYSLNTEDGISPYGVFGKDIFWMTGDEHDELGHVTEDTKMRDRMMEKRMQKLITADNEIPLEDKVVLYGDKNADITYITWGSQKSLLLDAIDELKKQGVSANLLYLRMFEPFPAEYVEKVLKNSHLIIDVESNMTAQAAKVIRMNTGIKIENFILKYNGRHMTLDEILRSTKNIMEKKPALEVLQEGS; translated from the coding sequence ATGCAGGAAACTGATATCAATCTTCTTGTGGGAGGTCCACAAGGCGGAGGAATAGATAGTGCTGCAAATATGATTAGTATGGCATTTTCATTGGCCGGCTATAATATTTACGGGATAAGGGAATTCCATTCCAATATTAAAGGAAGGCATAGCTACATACATTTTAGAATAAAGCACGAAAGGCCAAAATCACTGAAATATCCGGTGGATATAATGGTGGCTCTTGATCCGGATACATTATTTGAACACATGTTCGATGTTGCAAAGGGATCAAGAGTGGTATATGATTCAGCTTTTAACGGATTTAATCTGAAAAATGCCAGAATGATCACATCTGATACACTTGGCAGAATTGAGGAAGAACTTTCATCAAGAAATCTTACCTATGATGTACAGGGAGTTCTGGATTATTTTAAAAAGACAGGCATTGATGTAATTGCAATACCATTCGATAAACTCATAAATGAGAATGTCCACGGTGGGCCGGCAAACCGGTATTATAATACTTTGGGAGCCGGGACAACACTTGCATTGCTTGGACTTGACATATACCATGCAAATGATGGTATTAAATTCGCTTTTAAGAAGAAGCCGAAAGTAATTGAGTCCAATATAAATGTAATAAAGGCTGCATATGATTATGTGGAGAATTCATCAATTAAGGTTGAAACACTTCCAACATATCCAGCACCTCCAAGAATGCTGTTAACCGGCAACGATTCAACAGCTCTTGGCAAGTTGATGGGTGGATTAAGATTCCAGACATATTACCCGATTACACCTGCCAGTGATGAAAGCACATTGCTGGAAAGCCATGAAGAGATGAAATTCCTTGAAACCGCTGGAAAAGACCTGAAAAAAGCAGGTTTAGTAGTAGTACAGTGCGAAGATGAACTTTCAGCAATAAACATGGCAAATGGTGCAGCATTAACAGGCACCAGAACTGCAACAGCAACATCCGGGCCAGGTTTCTCATTGATGGCAGAGGGTATAGGCTATGCAGGAATGACAGAAATACCTGTTGTGATTACATTTTACCAGCGTGGCGGGCCATCAACCGGTTTGCCAACCAGGAACGGGCAGGCAGATTTACTGTTCGCGTTGAACACAGGCCATGGTGAATTCCCGAAGATAGTCATGTCATCCGGCGATATGGAAGAATGCATATACGATGGGATGAAGTCTTTAAATTATGCACAGAGGTACCAGATGCCGGTTATACATATGATAGACAAAACCCTTGCAAATACAATGGATCTTGTGCCAGAAATAGATGTTAAAAAGGTAAAGATTGTAAAATACAATGAAAACACAGACCATGAAAACTTTAAAAGGTATTCCTTAAATACTGAGGACGGCATATCTCCATACGGAGTATTCGGAAAGGATATATTCTGGATGACTGGCGATGAGCATGATGAGCTTGGCCATGTTACAGAGGATACAAAAATGAGAGATAGAATGATGGAAAAGAGGATGCAGAAACTCATTACAGCAGACAATGAGATACCTCTTGAAGACAAGGTCGTACTTTACGGTGATAAAAATGCAGATATAACATATATTACATGGGGAAGCCAGAAAAGCTTGCTGCTTGACGCAATAGACGAGCTCAAGAAGCAGGGCGTATCAGCTAACCTCTTATACCTGAGAATGTTCGAGCCTTTCCCTGCAGAATATGTTGAGAAGGTACTGAAAAATTCCCATCTTATAATAGATGTTGAAAGCAATATGACTGCACAGGCTGCAAAGGTAATAAGAATGAATACCGGCATAAAAATAGAAAATTTCATTTTGAAATATAATGGCAGGCATATGACCCTGGACGAAATTTTAAGGTCAACAAAGAATATAATGGAAAAGAAACCAGCCCTGGAAGTACTCCAGGAAGGTTCATAA
- a CDS encoding 2-oxoacid:ferredoxin oxidoreductase subunit beta: MQKSVSDKGSGYNFRNNITIDWCPGCGDFGIVSAVTQALSAMKMDPQDVVAVSGIGCSGKTPHYLNIAGTHTLHGRAIPYAVGVKLANPNLNVLVMGGDGDLLSIGAGHFVGEGRRNSGVKVLLYNNSVYGLTKGQAAPTLPLGEKVKSLPRPNILGKINPITLAMASGYSFVARAFSSEIKQLSELIQRAIKHEGSAVIEVLQPCPTYNDVNTLDWYRQRVYKLEDDKSWDPVVNSKEEDEAKFDRGYRKSLEWGDHIPIGIFYENNTIPSYTKRLAGVIPDYLKYPPALQDVSDRDGYTIVDPIKTFSENDIEL; this comes from the coding sequence ATGCAAAAAAGCGTATCAGATAAGGGTAGTGGTTACAACTTCAGGAACAATATAACAATAGATTGGTGCCCTGGATGTGGTGACTTTGGTATAGTAAGTGCGGTAACACAGGCTTTGTCAGCTATGAAAATGGATCCTCAAGATGTTGTAGCAGTATCCGGTATAGGATGCTCTGGAAAAACACCCCACTATCTAAACATAGCCGGAACACATACCCTTCACGGAAGGGCAATTCCATATGCAGTGGGTGTAAAACTCGCCAATCCAAACCTTAACGTACTCGTTATGGGCGGCGATGGAGACCTGCTCAGTATCGGAGCCGGCCATTTTGTAGGTGAAGGAAGGAGAAACTCAGGAGTAAAAGTCTTACTGTACAATAATTCAGTATACGGATTAACAAAAGGACAGGCAGCACCAACACTCCCGCTGGGAGAAAAGGTAAAAAGCCTTCCAAGGCCAAACATATTGGGAAAAATTAATCCTATTACGCTTGCAATGGCATCAGGATACTCATTTGTTGCAAGGGCGTTCTCATCAGAGATAAAGCAGCTTTCAGAATTAATCCAGAGAGCAATAAAACACGAGGGTTCAGCAGTAATAGAAGTGCTTCAGCCATGCCCTACATACAATGATGTTAACACACTTGACTGGTACAGGCAGAGAGTGTACAAACTTGAGGATGACAAATCATGGGACCCTGTTGTTAACAGCAAGGAAGAGGATGAGGCAAAATTCGACAGAGGCTACAGGAAATCTCTGGAATGGGGAGACCACATACCCATTGGAATATTCTATGAGAACAATACAATACCGAGCTATACCAAAAGGCTTGCAGGTGTAATTCCAGATTACCTGAAATACCCGCCCGCATTGCAGGATGTTTCCGATAGGGATGGGTATACAATAGTAGACCCCATAAAGACATTCTCTGAAAACGATATAGAATTATAA
- a CDS encoding CoB--CoM heterodisulfide reductase iron-sulfur subunit B family protein has protein sequence MKVAYYPGCASHGIAKDVDIATQLIAKDLDLELMEVDDWNCCGGGFMDDKNESSHTSLNLRNLEKVEKMGYDKMATPCSVCLNSHKMAVDKYENDPVLKEDVDQRLKNANMEEYDNGVESEHFIWVLIRDVGIENIRKHVKRPLTNIKVGTYYGCQLLRPSNVMGFESAFNPHSVMDLVAATGATPVAFPMKSACCGFPLMGSNPTVALKMANNVLSSARDNGSEMLVHPCSLCHLQLDVTQTKIQREFKQDWRLPALYITQLIGLSFGYSPKELGLSKMSMEYLSSRGIS, from the coding sequence ATGAAGGTAGCATATTATCCGGGATGTGCATCCCACGGAATAGCGAAAGATGTTGATATAGCCACACAGTTAATAGCAAAGGATCTTGACCTTGAGTTAATGGAGGTTGACGACTGGAACTGCTGTGGTGGAGGATTTATGGATGATAAAAATGAATCATCACATACATCCTTGAATCTTAGAAACCTTGAGAAGGTAGAAAAAATGGGGTATGACAAAATGGCAACTCCGTGCAGTGTCTGCCTTAATTCACACAAAATGGCAGTTGACAAATATGAAAACGACCCTGTTCTAAAAGAAGATGTTGACCAGAGATTAAAAAACGCCAATATGGAGGAATACGATAACGGGGTTGAATCTGAACACTTTATATGGGTATTAATAAGGGACGTTGGAATAGAAAACATCAGGAAACATGTTAAAAGACCCTTAACAAATATCAAGGTTGGAACGTATTACGGATGCCAGTTGCTGAGGCCTTCAAATGTAATGGGATTCGAATCTGCATTCAATCCACACAGTGTAATGGACCTTGTAGCCGCAACCGGTGCAACACCCGTAGCTTTCCCGATGAAGTCAGCATGCTGTGGTTTTCCCCTGATGGGATCAAACCCAACTGTGGCACTGAAAATGGCGAACAACGTACTCAGCAGTGCAAGGGACAATGGTTCGGAAATGCTTGTCCACCCATGCTCACTTTGCCACCTGCAGCTTGATGTTACACAGACTAAGATACAGAGGGAGTTTAAACAGGACTGGAGGCTCCCTGCACTATACATAACACAGCTTATCGGGCTTTCATTCGGTTATTCGCCAAAGGAACTGGGATTGTCAAAAATGTCAATGGAATATCTTAGTTCAAGAGGCATATCATGA
- a CDS encoding succinate dehydrogenase/fumarate reductase iron-sulfur subunit codes for MEEKEITVNVKKYNEKDGAFWKSYKLSVDKYTQMTEVLRRIKSEQDPSLAYRASCHMAVCGSCSMKINGVPSLACRTIALQATDDKNEINLESMDYYPGVRDLITDIDVFYDKMYKVMPRLVADNSVLSGENEQRMTPEDQTEVWKFEECIYCGLCVSACPSVKEDEQFLGPAAHAKGFRFVDDERDTKKQERLDLLMDSAYRCTSCYMCYEVCPQDVQPVIAIKKTKNYLDEYKGNTAITVAARKHDDAIENLISSTGKIKESTLFLKSFGFGEAMRDAVDMLKAGKFKYAFEKDSKVKNMDEIKKLMGEKK; via the coding sequence ATGGAAGAAAAAGAAATAACCGTGAATGTTAAAAAATATAATGAGAAAGACGGTGCATTCTGGAAGTCCTACAAACTTAGTGTGGATAAATATACACAGATGACGGAGGTTCTTAGAAGGATAAAGTCCGAACAGGATCCTTCACTGGCTTACCGTGCATCCTGCCATATGGCTGTTTGTGGAAGCTGTTCAATGAAAATAAATGGTGTTCCATCTCTGGCATGCAGGACAATAGCTTTGCAGGCTACAGATGATAAGAATGAAATTAATCTGGAGAGCATGGACTATTATCCAGGAGTCAGAGATCTTATAACAGATATAGACGTGTTTTACGACAAGATGTACAAGGTAATGCCGAGACTGGTAGCCGATAATTCCGTACTTTCAGGGGAAAATGAACAGAGGATGACCCCTGAAGACCAGACTGAAGTATGGAAATTTGAAGAATGTATTTACTGTGGCCTTTGCGTCTCTGCATGCCCGTCTGTAAAGGAAGATGAACAGTTCCTGGGTCCTGCTGCCCACGCAAAGGGATTCAGGTTCGTGGATGATGAAAGGGACACAAAGAAGCAGGAAAGGTTAGACCTTTTAATGGACAGTGCATACAGATGTACTTCATGTTATATGTGCTATGAGGTGTGCCCCCAGGATGTACAGCCAGTAATTGCAATAAAGAAAACAAAGAACTATCTTGACGAATACAAAGGAAATACTGCGATAACAGTTGCGGCAAGAAAGCATGACGATGCCATAGAAAATCTTATATCGTCAACAGGAAAAATAAAAGAATCAACACTATTTTTGAAAAGTTTCGGATTTGGTGAAGCAATGAGGGATGCGGTAGACATGCTGAAAGCAGGCAAATTCAAATACGCATTCGAGAAAGATTCCAAAGTTAAAAATATGGATGAAATAAAAAAATTAATGGGTGAAAAGAAATGA
- a CDS encoding succinate dehydrogenase flavoprotein subunit, with product MEKKEYDAVILGGGLAGLMAANMVAAAGFTVAVVSKVFPTRSHSSAAEGGIAAYIMGNSDPNDDPDFMSYDEVKGGDYLVDQDAAELLSKKSGEIVNLLDAWGAPFNRQPDGRIALRYFGGQTYPRTRFIADKTGMALLHTLFEHSTGFKNIDFYNEYYVLDIAREGDSVNGLVAMEMKTLDPIYLKSRALLIASGGIGMMYKHSTNSYINTGDGHGIALRSGVALKDPEFVQFHPTGLYPSDILISEAARAEGAILKNNKGERFMARYAPHKFDLAPRDIVSRSMAIEIREGRGFEGGYLGLDLRHLGKKYILERLTLAYDAAKNFSGVDAAEEMIPVRPAQHYFMGGIDVDITGTNHDLKGVFAAGEAACVSVHGANRLGSNSLLETLVYGRETGNAMVEYLKSHKKIESNSDVEKLVDNAYAYIKRESGEHFGVLTEELRDIMWDNVGIFRDKDRLSQAISKIKDLRTRSRSMYVTDKSTNYNTELFNALETRNMIDVAYAMATGALNRTETRGAHFRDDFPERNDKDWMKHTITYLAGDEIKITYKPVTYTRWKPEARVY from the coding sequence ATGGAAAAAAAAGAATATGATGCAGTTATTTTAGGAGGTGGGCTAGCCGGATTAATGGCTGCCAATATGGTTGCGGCAGCTGGTTTTACTGTTGCTGTAGTTTCGAAGGTTTTTCCAACACGTTCGCATTCTTCAGCTGCAGAAGGAGGCATAGCAGCCTACATTATGGGTAATTCTGACCCGAATGATGATCCTGATTTTATGTCCTATGACGAGGTCAAGGGAGGAGATTATCTGGTAGATCAGGACGCTGCTGAATTGCTGTCCAAAAAGTCTGGTGAGATAGTTAATTTGCTGGATGCGTGGGGAGCCCCTTTTAACAGGCAACCCGATGGAAGGATAGCATTAAGGTATTTTGGAGGGCAAACCTATCCAAGGACAAGATTTATTGCGGATAAAACCGGAATGGCATTGTTGCATACCCTTTTCGAGCATTCAACGGGATTTAAGAATATTGATTTTTACAATGAATATTACGTCCTTGACATTGCAAGAGAAGGCGATAGTGTAAATGGGCTTGTAGCAATGGAAATGAAAACACTTGATCCCATATACCTGAAATCAAGGGCATTGCTCATAGCATCAGGTGGAATAGGCATGATGTACAAACATTCAACAAACAGTTACATCAACACTGGTGATGGGCATGGCATAGCATTGAGGTCCGGTGTGGCACTTAAGGACCCGGAATTTGTACAGTTCCACCCAACCGGGCTTTATCCATCCGATATACTGATCAGCGAAGCGGCAAGGGCTGAGGGTGCAATATTAAAAAATAACAAGGGAGAAAGATTCATGGCACGCTATGCACCACATAAGTTTGACCTTGCACCCAGGGATATTGTTTCCAGGTCCATGGCAATTGAAATCCGTGAGGGCAGAGGATTCGAAGGCGGATATTTAGGCCTTGACCTCAGGCATCTGGGAAAGAAATACATTCTGGAAAGATTGACACTGGCATACGATGCAGCAAAGAACTTCTCAGGCGTGGATGCTGCTGAAGAGATGATACCGGTAAGGCCGGCACAGCATTACTTCATGGGTGGCATAGATGTTGACATAACAGGAACTAACCATGACCTGAAAGGCGTATTTGCAGCCGGAGAAGCCGCATGTGTTTCTGTGCATGGTGCTAACAGGCTGGGTTCAAATTCACTTCTGGAAACCCTTGTATATGGAAGGGAGACCGGGAATGCCATGGTAGAATACCTTAAATCCCATAAAAAAATAGAGTCAAACAGTGACGTGGAAAAGCTGGTAGATAATGCCTATGCCTACATAAAGAGAGAAAGCGGCGAGCATTTCGGTGTCCTGACAGAGGAACTCAGGGATATCATGTGGGACAACGTTGGCATATTCAGGGACAAGGACAGGTTATCACAGGCTATTTCGAAAATAAAAGATCTGAGAACAAGATCAAGGTCCATGTATGTCACGGACAAATCAACAAATTACAACACAGAACTATTCAACGCGCTGGAAACAAGGAATATGATCGATGTTGCATATGCTATGGCTACTGGAGCATTGAACAGGACAGAAACAAGGGGTGCACACTTCAGGGACGATTTCCCTGAAAGGAATGATAAGGACTGGATGAAGCATACCATAACATATCTTGCCGGAGATGAAATAAAAATAACGTACAAGCCTGTTACGTATACAAGGTGGAAACCTGAAGCGAGGGTGTATTAA
- the mdh gene encoding malate dehydrogenase has product MDKKISIIGAGAVGASVAQVLAIKNIADINIFDIVEGVAEGKALDIQEGAPHFGFDCKLHGFCTQDPKEYANLKGSDVIVVTAGLARRPGMSRDDLLVKNIGIMKDVGEQIKKYSPDSIIVAVTNPADIMAYALQKASGISPERIIGLGGSLDSSRFRTFLAEALNVSVKDVNAFVIGGHGDDMVPFIHYSSVSGIPISDLLSEEKIQEIIKRTRFGGGEILNLYKTGTAFYAPSISISVMVESVINDQHRVIPCAAYLTGKHAENYKVSNAFIGVPIKIGKNGVEEIYDLKFSEADAKEWMKSVESVKKNNKLADDYFASH; this is encoded by the coding sequence ATGGACAAGAAGATTTCTATTATTGGCGCAGGAGCAGTAGGTGCAAGTGTAGCACAGGTTCTGGCTATCAAGAATATCGCAGATATAAACATTTTTGATATTGTTGAGGGCGTTGCAGAGGGAAAAGCACTGGATATACAGGAAGGAGCACCACATTTTGGCTTTGATTGCAAATTGCATGGATTTTGCACCCAGGACCCTAAGGAATATGCAAATTTAAAAGGTTCAGATGTAATAGTAGTTACAGCCGGGCTTGCAAGAAGGCCAGGAATGAGCAGGGACGATCTTCTGGTAAAGAATATAGGAATAATGAAGGATGTTGGGGAACAGATTAAGAAATATTCACCGGATTCAATAATAGTTGCTGTAACAAATCCAGCAGATATAATGGCATACGCATTGCAGAAGGCATCCGGAATTAGCCCCGAGAGAATAATAGGATTGGGCGGATCACTGGACAGTTCCAGATTCAGGACTTTCTTGGCTGAAGCACTTAATGTATCTGTAAAAGATGTAAATGCCTTCGTAATAGGTGGCCATGGTGACGATATGGTTCCGTTTATACATTACTCCAGCGTTTCAGGAATACCCATATCCGATCTTCTTAGCGAAGAGAAAATACAGGAAATCATTAAAAGAACCAGATTTGGAGGAGGCGAGATACTTAACCTTTACAAAACAGGAACAGCGTTCTATGCACCATCAATATCCATTTCTGTAATGGTTGAATCTGTAATTAACGATCAGCACAGGGTGATTCCATGCGCAGCATACCTTACAGGAAAACATGCAGAAAATTATAAAGTCAGCAACGCCTTTATCGGAGTTCCAATAAAAATTGGAAAGAATGGTGTTGAGGAAATATATGATTTAAAATTCAGTGAAGCGGATGCAAAGGAATGGATGAAGAGCGTGGAATCTGTAAAGAAAAACAACAAACTTGCAGATGATTACTTCGCATCACACTGA